Proteins from one Podospora pseudoanserina strain CBS 124.78 chromosome 1, whole genome shotgun sequence genomic window:
- a CDS encoding hypothetical protein (EggNog:ENOG503P24Y; COG:S), whose amino-acid sequence MATRLLFQRRAAPLTAAVLVGSIAFSPSLAHAEAPNGRQFPRKPIYDDDLDDLLPTSKTLPAPPKPAATEPTTPSTSLITLPTTSEPAVIKKETPTDLLAQRIRSARLYLYHHSCILEDAVNSSLSRAFDLEQSFTSTISGLAPDRASGEKLMPGAIYVLVAGMAGSIVARNRNVLLRTATPLALGITAAWTVLPVTMTNVSELLWYYEKKVPAVAEAHLQVREGVEKGVYMAKVHAELAQRKIEEGVREVREGLEGWVRKGK is encoded by the exons ATGGCCACCAGACTGCTGTTTCAACGG cgAGCCGCGCCATTGACGGCCGCCGTCCTCGTCGGCAGCATCgccttctctccctccctcgcccatgCCGAAGCCCCCAACGGTCGTCAGTTT CCCAGAAAACCCAtctacgacgacgacctcgacgacctcctccccacctccaaaaccctccccgctccccccaagccagcagcaaccgagccaacaacaccctccacctccctcatcaccctccccaccacctccgaaCCAGCCGTCATCAAAAAAGAAACCCCcaccgacctcctcgcccagcgAATCCGCTCCGCCCGCCTCTACCTCTACCACCACTCCTGCATCCTCGAAGACGCAgtcaactcctccctctcccgcgcCTTCGACCTCGAGCAATCTTTTACTTCCACCATCTCCGGCCTCGCCCCCGACCGTGCCTCAGGAGAAAAGCTCATGCCCGGAGCCATCTATGTCCTCGTAGCCGGAATGGCAGGCAGCATTGTCGCCCGCAACAGAaacgtcctcctccgcacGGCGACACCCCTGGCGTTGGGCATCACCGCCGCTTGGACCGTCCTCCCCGTCACGATGACAAATGTCTCGGAGCTGCTGTGGTATTACGAGAAGAAGGTACCTGCGGTGGCGGAGGCGCATCTGCAGgttagggagggggtggagaagggTGTTTACATGGCAAAGGTGCATGCCGAGCTGGCGCAGaggaagattgaggagggggttagggaggttagggaggggttggaggggtgggttagGAAGGGGAAATAA
- the TPC1 gene encoding mitochondrial thiamine pyrophosphate transporter (COG:C; EggNog:ENOG503NZKI) produces the protein MSAKPGDRLKDEGTRLQVTAAGATAGVVSRFVIAPLDVVKIRLQLQTHSLSDPLSTRNLHGSPIYKGTLPTLLSIFRSEGLTGLWKGNLPAELLYLCYFAVQFTTYRQTTLLLHSTLGESTLPPSAESFISGAAAGATGTTATYPLDLLRTRFAAQGNDKIYKGFLPAIRQIHHQEGYKGFFRGLAPALGQIIPFMGTFFAVYETLRPKLSKLELPFSSGGALAGTIASVTAKTGTFPLDLVRKRIQVQGPTRGGYVHKNIPEYTHGTFGTMREIVAREGVRGLYRGLTVSLVKAAPASAVTMWTYERALRFYGSFGTGGNNVKGI, from the exons ATGTCAGCCAAACCAGGCGACCGCCTCAAAGATGAAGGCACCCGCCTCCAAgtcaccgccgccggcgccaCAGCCGGTGTAGTCTCTCG CTTCGTCATAGCCCCCCTAGATGTAGTCAAAATCCgcctccaactccaaacccactccctctccgaccccctctccacccgcaACCTCCACGGCTCCCCTATCTACAAaggcaccctccccaccctcctctccataTTTCGGTCTGAAGGCCTCACCGGCCTCTGGAAAGGAAACCTCCCCGCCGAACTCCTGTACCTCTGCTACTTCGCCGTCCAGTTCACCACCTACCGCCAAaccactctcctcctccactccaCCCTCGGCGAGTctaccctccccccatcagcaGAATCCTTCATCTCCGGCGCGGCAGCCGGAGCAACAGGCACAACAGCCACTTaccccctcgacctcctACGAACCCGCTTCGCCGCCCAGGGCAATGACAAAATCTACAAGGGcttcctccccgccatcAGACAGATCCATCACCAGGAGGGGTACAAAGGTTTCTTCCGGGGGTTAGCCCCCGCCCTGGGACAGATCATCCCCTTTATGGGGACGTTCTTCGCCGTGTACGAGACCCTCCGTCCCAAATTGTCAAAGCTGGAGCTTCCCTTCAGTTCAGGCGGGGCATTGGCAGGGACGATAGCTTCTGTTACTGCCAAAACAGGGACGTTTCCGTTGGATTTGGTGAGAAAGAGAATACAGGTGCAGGGCCCGACGAGGGGGGGGTATGTGCATAAGAATATACCAGAGTATACCCACGGGACATTTGGTACGATGAGGGAGATTGTAGcgcgggagggggtgagggggttgtataGGGGGTTGACGGTGAGCTTGGTCAAGGCTGCGCCGGCGAGCGCGGTGACCATGTGGACTTATGAGCGGGCGTTGAGGTTTTATGGGAGTTTTGGAACAGGGGGGAATAACGTCAAGGGGATTTGA
- a CDS encoding hypothetical protein (EggNog:ENOG503P06T): MTSQQISPPDFGRLVTPLLSALPGASVSTQPPSTVLPLLSPILRQRVKLMSEASQEPWIRLLTYDTAKVSKLTSIAQSGSLEPHPVSGEIELDWDYNVEIRYKRLDEETLQALVVLKDFDLFVRLVYCINDADGEGGPNGWRTGEVGTASSHSPLTEFGGFQSVSEAEAAFQATKAGGNRQPSTNGIRGVAVAMNTTAQEEEDDDDDYWARYDATPARTPAMKQSPAPQSMRPEQPEIQRTQSAEDAYYAQYDDVQPAMDPHDPDEEVEQVEAPPPLGINRPAGSRDCGGLNEMTGSWTLEPPKSPSVRSTRSQEDEERTANLLHPRPASSASSNGSLTVAKLEESAERREQSEFGVKQHISRSIRSLFLLSRSAGIDSAEFERMVKTEMDVLSMVEDDI, encoded by the coding sequence ATGACTTCACAACAAATCTCGCCGCCAGACTTTGGCAGACTTGTAACACCCCTCCTCTCGGCTCTCCCGGGCGCCTCCGTCTCAACTCAGCCACCCAGCACcgtcctcccactcctgTCCCCAATCCTCAGACAGCGGGTGAAGCTCATGTCAGAAGCCAGCCAAGAACCATGGATCAGACTGTTGACATATGATACCGCCAAGGTGTCCAAGTTGACCAGCATTGCGCAGAGCGGCAGTTTGGAACCGCACCCAGTATCCGGCGAGATCGAGCTGGACTGGGACTACAATGTGGAGATCAGATATAAGAGGCTAGACGAGGAGACTCTGCAGGCACTTGTCGTTCTCAAAGATTTTGATCTGTTTGTTCGGCTGGTGTACTGCATAAACGATGCcgatggtgaggggggacCCAACGGATGGCGAACTGGCGAAGTTGgcacagccagcagccaCTCACCACTGACCGAGTTTGGCGGCTTCCAGAGCGTCTCGGAAGCTGAGGCGGCATTCCAGGCGACCAAGGCGGGAGGAAACAGGCAGCCCAGCACCAACGGTATCCGGGGAGTGGCGGTAGCTATGAACACTAccgctcaagaagaagaggacgatgacgatgactACTGGGCTCGCTATGACGCAACACCCGCCAGAACCCCAGCCATGAAGCAATCCCCCGCTCCGCAATCCATGCGTCCTGAGCAACCGGAAATCCAGCGTACGCAATCGGCTGAAGACGCATATTACGCCCAGTACGATGATGTCCAGCCCGCCATGGACCCACATGATCccgacgaggaggttgagcaaGTCGAGGCGCCCCCACCACTGGGCATAAACAGACCGGCTGGCTCCCGTGACTGCGGTGGACTCAACGAAATGACCGGATCGTGGACATTGGAGCCACCAAAATCACCTTCTGTCCGCTCAACCCGGTCgcaggaggatgaagagaggACGGCAAACctccttcatcctcgtcctgcCTCCAGCGCCAGCTCCAACGGGTCATTGACAGTTGCCAAACTGGAAGAGAGCGCAGAGCGTCGCGAGCAGAGTGAGTTTGGTGTTAAGCAGCACATCTCCAGGAGTATCAGGAGTTTGTTTCTACTTTCACGGTCGGCGGGGATTGACAGCGCCGAATTCGAACGGATGGTCAAGACTGAGATGGATGTGTTGAGcatggtggaggatgatatcTGA
- a CDS encoding hypothetical protein (EggNog:ENOG503NXSY; COG:J) — MLRPRLRIPRASSPFALPASRSSTAGQLLPLAYRSSYHTVPVLENIPEKESEDGQKYRSIDGFLSPMAFTTAWDYYQTHVLSNLNRLCAETNNDSLLLKDVVLATARDPAQAATFNYASAAHNNHFFFKCLSPTETKAEDMPAQLKDALVKSFGSLDALKELMVNTATSMFGPGFVWLVRSDRPKDPHQFRVLTTYLSGSPYPAAHWRKQSLNTATDVGESSERGIQAGKQYLENSARGAGWNASAYKKDDFAPGGVLLEPVLCLNTWEHAWLFEYGFGGSPKSVLDKVKGASGGGGESEEWEGGICGEVVGFCELECGG, encoded by the exons ATGCTGCGTCCAAGGTTAAGGATACCGCGggcctcctcgccctttgccctccccgcctcccggTCGTCAACCGCTGGCCAGCTCCTGCCCCTCGCCTACAGGTCATCATACCACACCGTTCCCGTGCTGGAGAACATCCCAGAGAAGGAATCCGAAGATGGGCAGAAATACAGGTCAATCGACGGGTTCCTGTCCCCTATGGCTTTCACGACCGCCTGGGATTACTACCAGACCCATGTGTTGTCCAACTTGAACCGTCTCTGTGCTG aaaccaacaacgacagcctcctcctcaaagacGTCGTCCTCGCCACGGCCCGCGACCCGGCCCAAGCAGCTACTTTTAATTATGCCTCGGCGGCGCACAACAaccacttcttcttcaagtgCCTGTCCCCTACCGAGACAAAAGCCGAGGACATGCCAGCTCAGCTGAAGGACGCTCTCGTCAAGTCGTTTGGCTCGCTCGACGCGCTCAAGGAGCTGATGGTCAACACGGCCACTTCCATGTTTGGTCCCGGGTTTGTCTGGCTCGTGCGGAGCGACAGGCCCAAAGACCCGCACCAGTTCCGGGTTTTGACGACATACTTGTCTGGCTCGCCTTACCCGGCCGCACACTGGCGGAAGCAGAGCTTGAACACTGCTACGGATGTTGGGGAGTCGAGCGAGAGGGGGATTCAGGCGGGGAAGCAGTATTTGGAGAATAGCGCTCGGGGTGCGGGGTGGAACGCGAGCGCGTATAAGAAGGATGATTTTGCGCCCGGGGGGGTGCTTCTGGAGCCGGTGCTGTGCTTGAACACGTGGGAGCATGCGTGGTTGTTTGAgtatgggtttggggggtcgCCGAAGAGTGTGTTGGATAAGGTCAAGGGGGCAAGCGGGGGTGGCGGAGAATCAGAAGAGTGGGAAGGAGGTATAtgcggagaggtggtgggattTTGTGAATTGGAATGTGGTGGATAG